One region of Glutamicibacter sp. B1 genomic DNA includes:
- a CDS encoding DUF2079 domain-containing protein, producing MSISSPTPMTRAHKLHLGLVMLVAGILYVIHSFLRFARFESRGYDLGIFDQAARQYAMFKAPIVPIKGVDFNLLGDHFHPILVLLAPFYWIWNDPRMLGIVLALLLISTAIPVYLFTRPRFGHLGALLTSVALLLWWPFQAIVNWDFHEVAFGVPIMAWIIWAFDKGRYWLVVGLATSLLTVREDMGITMVAVGIVLLFHRQWFKAALTAVLGLVGYLIVTGYLIPLFSPEGEFSYWQYTALGATAGAAVVFLITHPFQSIAILFNHQLKWALWLLTFAPLALLPFASPYLILGAPLFLSRLFNDRLNTWAPVYQYDAIMAPIVILSAVHVLHKLAVRYNWKRAGVFGPAWLVSISVIATLFFPMVFPLGKTITGQGWPSAELIAAKQKAVAMIPDGVCIEAADSVVPHLTTRTYVGLHGDIGDDLSSWMIIDFNVEELGGWDPLTPDQALERATKLGFKPVADEDQGILVLHRDIKTDPVCSSYLQR from the coding sequence ATGTCTATCTCGTCCCCCACGCCCATGACCCGGGCCCACAAGCTGCACCTTGGACTGGTCATGCTTGTGGCAGGAATCTTGTACGTTATCCATTCTTTCCTGCGTTTTGCGCGTTTTGAGTCGCGCGGGTACGACCTAGGCATCTTTGATCAAGCGGCGCGTCAGTACGCGATGTTCAAGGCACCGATCGTGCCGATCAAGGGTGTCGACTTCAACCTGCTGGGTGATCATTTCCACCCGATCCTGGTACTTCTGGCACCCTTTTACTGGATCTGGAACGACCCACGGATGCTCGGTATCGTCTTAGCGCTGCTGCTGATTTCCACCGCGATCCCGGTCTACCTCTTCACCCGACCTCGCTTCGGTCATCTCGGCGCCCTGTTGACCAGCGTGGCGCTACTGTTGTGGTGGCCCTTCCAAGCCATCGTGAACTGGGACTTCCACGAAGTCGCCTTCGGAGTGCCGATCATGGCATGGATCATTTGGGCTTTCGATAAGGGCCGCTATTGGTTGGTCGTGGGACTGGCCACCAGCCTCTTGACGGTGCGCGAAGACATGGGCATCACCATGGTGGCTGTAGGCATCGTGCTTCTTTTCCACCGCCAGTGGTTCAAAGCCGCACTCACCGCAGTGCTGGGACTCGTGGGCTATTTGATTGTCACCGGCTATCTCATCCCACTCTTCTCCCCCGAGGGCGAATTCTCCTATTGGCAGTACACCGCGCTGGGTGCCACTGCTGGCGCGGCAGTGGTCTTCTTGATCACTCACCCCTTCCAGTCAATCGCAATCCTCTTTAATCATCAGCTGAAGTGGGCCCTGTGGTTGCTGACATTTGCACCCTTGGCGTTGTTGCCATTCGCGTCACCATATTTGATCCTCGGCGCCCCATTGTTCCTCTCTCGTTTGTTCAACGACAGGCTGAACACCTGGGCGCCGGTTTATCAGTACGACGCGATCATGGCGCCGATCGTGATCTTGTCCGCGGTCCACGTGTTGCATAAGCTCGCCGTGCGCTATAACTGGAAGCGTGCAGGCGTTTTCGGCCCGGCATGGCTCGTATCAATCTCGGTCATTGCTACCCTGTTTTTCCCCATGGTCTTCCCACTGGGCAAAACCATCACCGGACAGGGCTGGCCCTCGGCAGAACTGATCGCAGCGAAGCAGAAGGCCGTAGCCATGATTCCTGATGGAGTCTGTATTGAAGCTGCTGACAGCGTGGTCCCCCACCTGACCACCCGCACCTACGTCGGGTTGCATGGAGATATTGGCGATGACCTATCCAGCTGGATGATCATCGACTTCAACGTCGAAGAGCTTGGCGGATGGGATCCACTGACTCCGGATCAAGCACTGGAACGAGCCACCAAGTTGGGCTTCAAACCGGTGGCAGATGAAGATCAAGGCATCCTGGTCCTTCATCGGGACATCAAGACCGATCCGGTTTGTTCCTCCTATCTACAGCGCTAG
- a CDS encoding VanZ family protein, with protein MNTLIWPGAIAILGSLVFLGAAGVFLLALQYRRHGRLSWRRTITTSAAALYGFGLFSYTMLPLPASRSEACYPGRGIPQLVPGRFLEQFSESIATRGLAGFATSFVLWQVLFNVILFMPLGILAVRWLRGNIFTGLVLGFVASLTIELTQYTGIWGLYDCAYRVADVDDVIVNTAGALIGAILAYLPIFSFLTGPKDGDARSAAPRRVTRSRRALANVFDAAITTGAVFGITGALSLIEKLGGPATNERLMNFWIPFVVVIFVFVLPSVTPGRASLGQRCAWLTVTGSGQAPASALRALLRCLLGFGGITFLFQVSTSLTEVSPYPVLNVLVMVYIAVSAVFFVIDPQQRGLAGKATGTGFIDRRATLLRELDR; from the coding sequence ATGAACACCTTAATCTGGCCCGGAGCGATTGCGATCCTCGGCAGTCTCGTCTTCCTAGGCGCTGCCGGCGTTTTCCTTTTGGCGCTGCAATATCGCCGTCATGGGCGCCTGTCTTGGCGGCGCACTATCACGACCTCGGCGGCCGCGCTCTACGGTTTTGGTCTGTTCAGCTACACCATGTTGCCGCTGCCAGCATCGCGCAGTGAAGCCTGCTATCCCGGTCGCGGCATTCCACAGCTGGTCCCAGGACGTTTTCTTGAGCAGTTTTCTGAAAGCATTGCTACCCGAGGCCTAGCTGGCTTCGCCACTAGCTTCGTTTTGTGGCAAGTGCTGTTCAACGTCATCTTGTTTATGCCCTTGGGCATCCTGGCGGTGCGCTGGTTGCGCGGTAACATCTTCACCGGTCTGGTTCTGGGCTTTGTTGCCTCGCTAACTATTGAACTCACCCAGTACACGGGTATCTGGGGATTGTATGACTGCGCCTATCGCGTGGCTGACGTTGATGATGTCATCGTGAATACTGCTGGCGCACTGATCGGTGCAATCTTGGCTTACCTACCAATCTTCAGCTTCCTCACCGGACCCAAGGATGGGGATGCACGTTCAGCAGCGCCACGCAGGGTCACCAGATCACGACGCGCGCTGGCCAACGTCTTTGATGCCGCCATCACTACCGGGGCAGTCTTTGGTATCACCGGTGCACTGTCATTGATTGAAAAACTGGGTGGGCCGGCCACCAATGAACGATTGATGAACTTCTGGATCCCGTTTGTCGTAGTGATCTTTGTCTTTGTTCTTCCTAGTGTGACCCCAGGTCGTGCCTCGTTAGGGCAACGCTGTGCGTGGCTGACTGTTACTGGTTCAGGGCAAGCCCCAGCCTCGGCGCTACGCGCCCTGTTGCGTTGCCTGTTAGGTTTTGGCGGAATCACATTCCTGTTCCAGGTCTCCACTAGCCTCACCGAGGTTAGTCCTTACCCGGTCCTTAATGTCCTAGTCATGGTCTACATTGCGGTGAGCGCCGTCTTCTTTGTTATTGATCCGCAGCAACGTGGACTTGCTGGGAAAGCTACCGGCACTGGATTCATCGATCGACGTGCCACGTTACTGCGTGAGTTAGACCGGTAA
- a CDS encoding DUF2637 domain-containing protein, which produces MEEKKLEVPNEPHKAVLGTAVGATVLIAIGAFVLSFAALTDLAERSGISPRLAWIWPIIIDGMIVAATVAIVALNGFNRKAMIYPWSLLFFGAIVSTAANSTHAILTVDSIVNGVPPLVSALVAAMPPIVLLAITHLTVHMYQKKSEAAKLRAELEYDEEQENAEKYGVAYDDGYNAALTDAQTAENERLAELEQEHQDALARARAEGIASARADAKVTPINQNVQKAKNAAEPKAEQKKAAEDKAPLYDDLAKSLNRP; this is translated from the coding sequence ATGGAAGAAAAAAAGCTTGAGGTCCCGAACGAACCGCACAAGGCAGTCCTAGGAACAGCCGTCGGTGCGACGGTCCTGATTGCCATTGGCGCATTCGTGCTCTCTTTTGCCGCGTTGACCGACTTGGCCGAGCGTTCTGGAATCAGCCCACGACTGGCCTGGATCTGGCCAATCATTATTGACGGTATGATCGTTGCCGCCACCGTGGCCATCGTCGCCCTGAACGGCTTTAACCGTAAGGCCATGATCTACCCTTGGTCGCTGTTGTTCTTTGGCGCCATCGTCTCCACCGCAGCGAACTCCACGCACGCAATCTTGACCGTTGACTCAATCGTCAACGGTGTACCTCCACTGGTATCAGCCCTGGTTGCAGCCATGCCACCAATCGTCCTTTTAGCCATTACTCACTTGACCGTGCACATGTACCAGAAGAAATCTGAAGCAGCCAAGCTTCGTGCTGAACTGGAATATGACGAAGAGCAGGAAAACGCCGAGAAGTACGGTGTTGCCTACGACGATGGTTACAACGCTGCACTGACCGACGCGCAGACCGCCGAAAACGAGCGACTGGCCGAATTGGAGCAGGAACACCAAGATGCTTTGGCCCGCGCCCGCGCCGAGGGTATTGCTAGCGCCCGCGCTGATGCCAAGGTGACGCCAATCAACCAGAATGTTCAGAAGGCCAAGAACGCTGCAGAGCCAAAGGCTGAGCAGAAGAAGGCCGCTGAAGACAAGGCCCCACTGTACGACGACCTGGCCAAAAGCCTGAACCGTCCGTAA